The genomic interval GACTCGAGCCTAGCGGAGTAATTTGCCGTTCCTGGATGACCCTCAACAGCTTGGCCTGCATCGGCAGCGGCATGTCGCCGACCTCGTCGAGCAGCAGCGTGCCGCCGTCGGCAGCGGCGAAACATCCGGCGCGGTCTGCTGAGGCCCCTGTGAAGGCGCCTTTAACATGCCCGAACAGTTCGCTCTCGAGCAGTTCAGAAGGAATGGCGGCGCAGTTGACCGCGACGAACGGCTTATCCCGGCGCTTCGACGCATCGTGAAGCACGTGTGCCGCCACCTCTTTTCCTGTACCGGTTTCGCCGCTCAAGAGGACCGTTGCATCGGATGATGCCGCGCGCCCGATCTGCTTCTGCACCTCGCGCAACGTCTCGCTGACACCCAGCAACCGGGGCTTTGTACTCGCCGGCTCAGCGGCGAACTTAGGCAGTGGCTCGTCGGACGTCGCGCCTGCCGCTGTCGAGGAGACGATACGCTCGAGCAACGACTGTATCGCCTGTCTTCCGACCGGCTTCGTCAGATGGTCGAAGGCCCCTAACGTCATCGCGCCTATCGTGTTGTCGCTCGAGGCAAAGCCGGTCAGCATGACAACCGGCAGCGTCGGCCCGTGGACGGTTGTCTGCAATGCTTCGAGTATAGCGAGCCCGTCCATGCCGGGCAGGCGGAAGTCGAGAAACATGCAGGTGAACGGAACGGCGGCATTCGTCAGGATTCCCAGCGCCTGTTCGCCGGAGCTCGCCTCCTCGACCGAGTGCCCAAGGTCGACCAGCGTTTCGACGAGCCCCTCACGAAAGCCATCGTCATCGTCGACTACGAGTATGTGTGCCATGGAATCTCAATGACGAAACAAGCGCCGCTGTCCGTGTCGGCCACGTGCGCGCGGCCACCGTGCGCCGCCGCGACTTCGCGGACAACGGCGAGGCCCAGCCCCGAGCCATCCGGCCGTCCGGTGACGAACGGCTCGAAAATACGTTCCCGGTCGGCGACCGGTATCCCTGGTCCATTATCCACGACAGCAATACGCAACATATTGCCGGTGCCGGTGTGCTGTGCGCGTACCGCGACTTTGCCCCCGGGCGGGGCATGCCTGATCGCATTGAGTATGAGGTTGTCGAGCGCCCTTGCCATCTGTACCGGGTCGAACCTCGCCGCTTGACCGTCGACCTCCGGTTGCGCCGGCTTCAGAGGGTCGACCTCGACTGTCAGGTCGACAGCCTTCTGCGCCGCCCGTTCCCGATGCGTACCCGCGCTCGCCGTTACCCATTCCGCCACATCAACTGTATTCATGACGAGTGTGACGGGCTGCGTCAACGCGAGCAGACTCGTTACCTGCGTCTCGATACGTTCCACCTGGCCGAGGGCCGACGTGAGCGATTGATTCGGCGCGTGGCCGTCGTGCGCAAGAACGTTCTCCAGTTTCAACCTGACGGCACCCAATGGATTGCGGATTTCATGTGCTACCTGTGCAGCGAGCTTACCAAGCGAAGCGAAGCGCTCGGCTTGCAGTAATTTCTCGCTTAAAGCGGAGGCACGGGCTTGTGAAGCCTTGGACCGCGCGGCGAAGGCGTTCACGGCGTTGATGATTTTGTCGAGGTCGGCTTCTCCGACTAGTGGAAGCTCGGTCAGGGAGTCCGCTGTTTCTGGCGATAGGCCCCGCTCGAGTGCCGACAGGTTTTTCCTCCACCGTCGCAGCGCAATGCCAAGAATCAGGGCAATGACCAGAATACCCGTCAGGATGACGGCGAGAGACAGCACGAGGATATGGCCGTATTGCCCAAGCGGAGCTTGTGCCCTGGTCAGCGTCCATGCATAAAGCGTTGTACTTCCGGCGACCGGGCAGGCAGCGGCAACCGTAGCGCCCTCGCCGCCGGGCACCGAGTCATAAACCGAAGCGTGTCTGGACGCTGCGAGGCGCAGCGTGCGGAGTATCAGGGGCGTCTCGGCCTGAGGAATGTCCCGTTTGACGCCGCTGCCTTCGTACGTCGGGAATGAGTACGCGAGAAATCCA from Paraburkholderia phytofirmans PsJN carries:
- a CDS encoding sensor histidine kinase, translating into MKRISFATQLALLWALVAVVCMLLAGIIWLLFQTDQSRQISTASQQSIAACQHVAARYALSRQLGTDSPATDLMHAVLDTVLIQTPKIEGGFWGSSGDTLSNRTPAPPPMPGPAGGAAPPRAPDGFLAYSFPTYEGSGVKRDIPQAETPLILRTLRLAASRHASVYDSVPGGEGATVAAACPVAGSTTLYAWTLTRAQAPLGQYGHILVLSLAVILTGILVIALILGIALRRWRKNLSALERGLSPETADSLTELPLVGEADLDKIINAVNAFAARSKASQARASALSEKLLQAERFASLGKLAAQVAHEIRNPLGAVRLKLENVLAHDGHAPNQSLTSALGQVERIETQVTSLLALTQPVTLVMNTVDVAEWVTASAGTHRERAAQKAVDLTVEVDPLKPAQPEVDGQAARFDPVQMARALDNLILNAIRHAPPGGKVAVRAQHTGTGNMLRIAVVDNGPGIPVADRERIFEPFVTGRPDGSGLGLAVVREVAAAHGGRAHVADTDSGACFVIEIPWHTYS
- a CDS encoding sigma-54-dependent transcriptional regulator, which produces MAHILVVDDDDGFREGLVETLVDLGHSVEEASSGEQALGILTNAAVPFTCMFLDFRLPGMDGLAILEALQTTVHGPTLPVVMLTGFASSDNTIGAMTLGAFDHLTKPVGRQAIQSLLERIVSSTAAGATSDEPLPKFAAEPASTKPRLLGVSETLREVQKQIGRAASSDATVLLSGETGTGKEVAAHVLHDASKRRDKPFVAVNCAAIPSELLESELFGHVKGAFTGASADRAGCFAAADGGTLLLDEVGDMPLPMQAKLLRVIQERQITPLGSSRVIPVDIRLVAATHRDLKAMVEAGEFREDLLYRLNIIPIELPPLRERLADILPLAEHFLAEVAIRRSRGMRLSSPAQRLLLGYAWPGNVRELRNAIERAGALAPGPSITAEDLGFLNAKPNDGQPLLNASFFDMSLPGAVEAVERAMISHALRLADNNRADAARRLGISRQTLYAKLAALKLE